One genomic segment of Marinitoga piezophila KA3 includes these proteins:
- a CDS encoding ABC transporter ATP-binding protein has protein sequence MSEPVLIVENLKTYFDIAEGTVKAVNGVSFTLNPNESLGVVGETGSGKSVTMKTIMGLIKKPGYIPEGRILFLTDEFSKDGKKEYVDLTKLTPQQFTRIRGRHIAMIFQDPMTSLNPMYTVADQMIETIMYHQNVSELEARKRAVELLRKVGIPNADKRIDDYPFQFSGGQRQRIVIAIGLSCNPELLIADEPTTALDVTIQAQILELMKDLQNEFNTAMIYITHDLSVVAEIADKVMVMYGGNQMEVADVNTIFEKPTHPYTNMLLNCIPRHDAKKDELEPIPGQPPIMLDPPDLCPFLPRCPMATEKCRKAKPDLNELEPGHFVRCWNPVLDAKMGGDK, from the coding sequence TTGTCAGAGCCAGTTCTTATAGTCGAAAACTTAAAAACATATTTCGACATAGCTGAAGGAACAGTTAAAGCAGTAAACGGCGTATCCTTTACTTTAAATCCCAACGAATCATTAGGAGTTGTTGGGGAAACAGGTTCAGGAAAAAGTGTTACAATGAAGACCATTATGGGACTTATAAAAAAACCAGGCTATATTCCAGAAGGTAGAATTTTATTCTTAACTGATGAATTCAGTAAAGACGGTAAAAAAGAGTATGTTGATTTAACCAAACTTACCCCACAGCAATTTACACGCATTAGAGGAAGACATATTGCTATGATCTTCCAGGATCCAATGACATCCTTAAATCCGATGTATACTGTTGCTGATCAAATGATCGAAACTATTATGTATCATCAGAATGTTTCTGAATTAGAGGCAAGAAAAAGAGCTGTAGAATTATTAAGAAAAGTTGGAATTCCAAATGCAGACAAAAGAATAGATGATTATCCATTTCAATTCTCTGGAGGGCAAAGACAGAGAATCGTTATTGCTATAGGTTTATCATGTAATCCCGAATTATTGATTGCAGATGAACCTACAACAGCACTTGATGTTACAATTCAGGCTCAAATACTTGAGTTAATGAAAGATCTTCAAAATGAATTTAACACAGCAATGATATATATTACACATGACTTATCTGTTGTAGCTGAAATAGCAGATAAGGTTATGGTTATGTATGGTGGTAACCAGATGGAGGTTGCCGATGTAAATACAATCTTTGAAAAGCCAACACATCCATATACAAATATGTTGCTTAATTGTATTCCAAGACACGACGCAAAAAAAGATGAATTGGAACCAATTCCTGGGCAACCGCCAATAATGCTCGATCCTCCAGATTTGTGTCCATTCTTGCCAAGATGTCCAATGGCAACGGAAAAATGTAGAAAAGCAAAACCAGATTTAAACGAACTTGAACCAGGACATTTTGTAAGATGTTGGAATCCTGTATTGGACGCAAAAATGGGAGGAGATAAATAA
- a CDS encoding S4 domain-containing protein, which yields MRLDKFLKVNRIIKRRTVANELAKAGKILKNEKTLKPSYEVKPGDIISIILYNKKIIFKVTDNYKIEIINEIFNDNKD from the coding sequence ATGAGATTGGATAAATTTTTAAAGGTAAATAGAATTATCAAAAGAAGAACTGTAGCCAATGAATTGGCAAAGGCTGGTAAAATATTAAAAAATGAAAAAACATTAAAACCTTCGTACGAAGTAAAACCTGGTGACATAATCAGCATAATATTATACAACAAAAAAATAATTTTTAAAGTAACAGATAACTATAAAATCGAAATTATAAATGAAATTTTTAACGATAATAAAGATTAA
- a CDS encoding DegV family protein, translating into MSEKEKIAIVADSGCGIPKDIVEKYDVKIIPLRTIIDGKEYNEGEFSQEFLYERMDNGDVKTSLPNPDIIRNTFEELIRNGKKRIITFNLSGSMSGTFNIFRLVSNEIMQKYEDVEIVNIDTLNISIGGGLVAYRAAQMIFEEGKSFEEVAKWADEYRFKSKIFFVIPTLKYLAKGGRIGKVSAKIGEMLNIKPIISNSDEGIYYTVTKVRGLKRSYDKVYQEFLKFVDGRKHMAAVYISGTSKELEKLQKDFVKKIESLENNIEVLVGKVSSTIGVHSGPDMFGIAALVLE; encoded by the coding sequence ATTCTGGTTGCGGTATTCCAAAAGACATTGTTGAGAAATACGATGTAAAAATCATTCCTTTAAGAACTATCATCGATGGTAAGGAATATAATGAAGGTGAATTTTCTCAGGAATTTTTATACGAAAGAATGGATAATGGGGATGTGAAAACATCTCTTCCGAATCCTGATATTATAAGGAATACATTTGAAGAATTAATAAGAAACGGTAAAAAAAGAATAATTACATTTAATCTATCAGGGAGTATGAGTGGAACGTTTAATATATTTAGATTAGTTTCAAATGAAATTATGCAAAAATACGAAGATGTGGAGATAGTAAATATTGATACATTAAACATTTCTATTGGTGGAGGTTTGGTTGCATATAGAGCGGCGCAAATGATATTTGAGGAAGGAAAATCATTTGAAGAAGTTGCAAAGTGGGCTGATGAGTATAGATTTAAGTCAAAGATATTCTTCGTTATTCCAACATTGAAATATCTTGCCAAAGGCGGAAGAATAGGTAAGGTTTCAGCCAAAATAGGTGAAATGTTAAACATAAAACCCATTATTTCCAATAGTGATGAAGGAATATATTATACTGTTACAAAGGTTCGCGGATTAAAACGTTCATATGATAAAGTTTATCAGGAATTTTTAAAATTTGTAGATGGAAGAAAACATATGGCGGCAGTTTATATAAGTGGAACATCAAAAGAATTGGAAAAATTACAAAAAGATTTTGTAAAAAAGATTGAATCTTTGGAAAATAATATAGAAGTTCTTGTTGGTAAAGTTTCAAGCACTATTGGTGTTCATTCTGGACCGGATATGTTTGGAATAGCTGCATTAGTTCTTGAATAA
- a CDS encoding replication-associated recombination protein A produces MNRPLYEELRPKNLEEIEGNDELKKILKRWIKTNKLKSFVIYGPPGCGKTTVVSAFLNELDKNKYEIHKISGALEGAKTLKNIINTKNPLFQKQIVLFVDEIHRLNKAEQDVLLLHVENGDVVLIGSTTENPSFSLNPALRSRVLLFEIKPLDTGEIKNILEKIKKKYNMTYSEQLPEILKEIFGHDIRQMINILEALIDIGEKNITPETLSKINSSYRGFSKENKYDAISAFIKSIRGSDPDAAVFYLAYMLENGEDPVYIARRLMILAGEDIGLADPMALNIAVSAFIATKEIGYPECLYPLTEATLYLSSAPKSNTVMKTYFNAKNAINEKFEIPLKLRNPVTKFMKNKGYGKEYKYPHDFGGFIKDTYLPDKLENKQFFNPREIGFEGKIAQRLKKLWKGIKDY; encoded by the coding sequence GTGAATAGGCCTTTATACGAAGAATTAAGACCAAAAAATCTGGAAGAGATAGAGGGAAATGATGAATTAAAAAAGATTTTAAAAAGATGGATAAAAACAAATAAATTAAAGTCGTTTGTTATATATGGACCACCGGGGTGCGGGAAAACCACGGTGGTTTCTGCGTTTTTAAATGAACTGGATAAAAATAAATACGAAATCCATAAAATTTCTGGAGCATTAGAAGGAGCAAAAACATTAAAAAATATAATTAATACAAAAAATCCCCTTTTCCAGAAACAAATTGTATTATTTGTTGATGAAATTCATCGCTTAAATAAGGCAGAACAGGATGTATTATTATTGCATGTGGAAAATGGAGACGTGGTTTTAATAGGCTCTACAACAGAAAATCCTTCTTTTTCCTTAAATCCTGCTTTGCGTTCGAGGGTATTGTTATTTGAAATAAAACCGTTAGATACAGGAGAAATAAAAAATATTTTGGAAAAAATAAAGAAGAAATATAATATGACCTATTCGGAACAATTGCCAGAAATTCTTAAAGAGATATTTGGTCATGATATAAGACAAATGATAAATATATTAGAAGCTTTAATTGACATAGGAGAAAAAAATATAACCCCTGAAACGTTAAGTAAAATAAACTCTTCGTACAGGGGATTTTCAAAAGAAAATAAATATGATGCTATTTCAGCTTTTATAAAGAGCATTCGTGGAAGTGATCCTGATGCGGCGGTTTTTTATCTTGCATATATGCTCGAAAATGGAGAGGACCCTGTATATATAGCAAGAAGATTAATGATTCTTGCAGGTGAGGATATAGGACTTGCGGATCCGATGGCATTAAATATAGCAGTTTCAGCATTTATTGCTACAAAAGAAATTGGCTATCCTGAATGTTTATATCCTTTAACAGAAGCAACGTTATATTTATCATCAGCGCCAAAATCCAATACTGTAATGAAGACATATTTTAATGCTAAAAATGCAATAAATGAAAAATTTGAAATTCCTTTGAAATTGAGAAATCCAGTAACTAAATTTATGAAAAATAAAGGGTATGGCAAAGAATATAAATATCCTCATGATTTTGGCGGTTTTATAAAAGATACGTATCTTCCTGATAAATTGGAAAATAAACAATTCTTTAATCCCAGAGAAATTGGTTTTGAAGGGAAAATAGCTCAAAGATTAAAAAAGTTATGGAAAGGTATTAAAGACTATTAA